In Sorghum bicolor cultivar BTx623 chromosome 8, Sorghum_bicolor_NCBIv3, whole genome shotgun sequence, one genomic interval encodes:
- the LOC8068837 gene encoding uncharacterized protein LOC8068837: MGSSSKVVRPEEVLESLKNDGSIDALRMKIIAQLKANEDMKKNTMMMVEQSKVLNTPGAEKKTKRELFDALRQELETPVLEKASKAVWELILDNGGLGKEITETVEKVFCRLSGIDMMPPPPAATGARQEKDDMAVDEVVKSKEVDAFEPSSSRKRPFSDINRKGAGALPNGSATDQHDESEDSDQKI, from the exons ATGGGGTCGTCGTCGAAGGTGGTGCGGCCGGAGGAGGTGCTGGAGTCGCTGAAGAACGACGGCAGCATCGACGCGCTCCGCATGAAGATCATCGCCCAGCTCAAGGCCAAC GAAGATATGAAGAAAAACACCATGATGATGgtggagcaaagcaaggtattGAATACTCCTGGAGCTGAGAAAAAGACCAAGAGGGAGTTGTTTGATGCACTTCGACAGGAACTGGA GACTCCGGTCCTTGAGAAAGCCTCCAAGGCAGTTTGGGAGCTGATTCTAGACAATGGTGGATTAGGGAAAGAGATAACTGAAACAGTTGAGAAAGTCTTCTGCCGGCTCAGTGGAATTGACATGATGCCACCTCCACCTGCAGCCACTGGTGCTCGTCAAGAGAAAGATGACATGGCTGTTGATGAAGTTGTGAAGAGCAAGGAGGTGGATGCTTTTGAACCATCCTCATCAAGGAAGAGACCCTTCAGCGACATCAACAGAAAAGGAGCAGGTGCTTTACCAAATGGCAGTGCTACGGATCAGCATGATGAGTCCGAGGATAGTGACCAGAAGATATGA
- the LOC8066367 gene encoding DNA replication licensing factor MCM7, whose translation MKNPDFAADKALAKDFLSNFAGPHGEPKYLNILQDVANRKIRAVQIELDDMFHYKDIDEEFLQRVTENTRRYIGVFAEAMDEIMPEPTEAYTVDEDRDILMTQRVDEGADGGADGTDPLQRMPPEIKRFFEVYIKTFSKATPLTIRQVKASNIGQLVKISGIVTRCSDVKPLMQVAVYTCEECGFEIYQEVTARVFMPLIECPSQRCKLNKAKGNLILQLRASKFLKFQEVKLQELAEHVPKGHIPRSLTVHLRGELTRKVAPGDVVEMSGIFLPMPYYGFRAMRAGLVADTYLEAMSVTHFKKKYEEYELKGDEQEQIDRLAEDGDIYSKLARSLAPEIFGHEDVKKALLLLLVGAPHRKLADGMKIRGDLHICMMGDPGVAKSQLLKHIINVAPRGVYTTGRGSSGVGLTAAVQKDPVTNEFVLEGGALVLADMGICAIDEFDKMEESDRTAIHEVMEQQTVSIAKAGITTSLNARTAILAAANPAWGRYDMRRTPAENINLPPALLSRFDLLWLILDRADMETDLEMARHVVHVHQNLESPALGFTPLEPSVLRAYISAARRVIPSVPRELEEYIATAYSSIRQEEAKSNAPTSYTTIRTLLSILRISIALARLRFSETVAQSDVDEALRLMQMSKYSLYSDDRQRSGLDAISDIYSILRDEAARTSSMDVRYAHALNLISRKGYSEAQLKECLEEYASLNVWQIHPSTFDIHFIDA comes from the exons ATGAAGAACCCCGACTTCGCCGCAGACAAAG CGCTCGCCAAGGACTTCCTGTCCAACTTCGCCGGCCCTCACGGCGAGCCCAAGTACCTGAACATCCTG CAAGATGTCGCCAATAGGAAGATACGCGCGGTCCAGATCGAGCTGGACGACATGTTCCAT TATAAGGATATCGACGAGGAGTTCTTGCAGCGTGTCACTGAGAACACGCGGCGCTACATCGGCGTCTTCGCGGAGGCCATGGACGAGATCATGCCGGAGCCCACGGAGGCGTACACCGTCGACGAGGACCGGGACATCCTCATGACGCAGCGTGTGGATGAGGGTGCCGACGGCGGCGCCGACGGCACAGACCCGCTACAGAGGATGCCACCAGAGATCAAACGGTTCTT TGAGGTTTACATCAAGACATTCTCAAAGGCGACTCCGCTCACCATTAGGCAAGTAAAGGCATCCAACATTGGGCAGCTTGTGAAAATATCTGGGATTGTTACCCGCTGCTCGGATGTGAAGCCCTTGATGCAGGTTGCTGTTTATACATGTGAAGAATGTGGCTTTGAGATATACCAG GAAGTGACGGCTAGAGTGTTTATGCCTCTCATTGAGTGTCCATCTCAACGATGCAAGCTGAACAAAGCAAAGGGGAATCTAATCCTTCAACTGCGTGCATCAAAGTTTTTGAAATTTCAGGAG GTGAAGCTTCAAGAGTTAGCAGAGCATGTACCAAAGGGCCACATTCCTCGTTCTCTGACTGTTCATCTAAGAGGAGAGCTGACTAGAAAG GTTGCACCTGGAGATGTGGTTGAGATGTCGGGCATTTTTCTCCCTATGCCATACTATGGGTTTAGAGCGATGCGCGCAGGATTAGTTGCTGATACTTACTTGGAAGCAATGTCTGTCACCCATTTCAAGAAAAAATATGAGGA GTATGAACTAAAGGGTGATGAACAAGAACAAATTGACCGATTGGCTGAGGACGGTGATATCTACAGTAAGTTGGCAAGGTCATTGGCACCAGAAATATTTGGCCATGAAGATGTCAAAAAAGCACTGCTGTTACTACTTGTTGGTGCACCCCATCGGAAGCTTGCAGATGGCATGAAG ATCAGAGGAGACCTGCATATATGCATGATGGGAGATCCTGGTGTTGCAAAGAGTCAACTTCTGAAGCATATTATCAATGTTGCACCAAGAGGAGTGTACACCACTGGACGTGGGAGCAGTGGTGTTGGTCTTACTGCTGCTGTCCAGAAAGATCCAGTAACAAATGAGTTTGTCCTTGAGGGTGGAGCACTG GTGCTGGCAGATATGGGCATTTGTGCTATAGATGAGTTTGATAAGATGGAAGAGTCAGACAGGACCGCAATTCATGAGGTAATGGAGCAGCAAACAGTTAGCATTGCCAAGGCTGGCATCACCACCTCTCTCAATGCGAGAACCGCAATTCTGGCTGCTGCAAATCCAGCATG GGGAAGGTACGATATGAGGAGGACCCCAGCAGAAAATATAAATCTACCTCCAGCACTTTTGTCTCGTTTCGACCTCCTTTGGTTGATCCTGGATCGTGCAGACATGGAAACTGATCTTGAAATGGCAAGACACGTTGTTCATGTGCATCAAAATCTTGAATCACCAGCACTGGGGTTCACACCACTTGAGCCATCTGTACTCAG AGCATACATATCTGCTGCTAGAAGAGTCATTCCTTCTGTTCCTAGAGAGCTTGAGGAATACATTGCAACTGCATATTCCAGCATCCGCCAAGAGGAGGCAAAGTCAAATGCACCAACCTCCTACACAACTATCAGAACACTTTTGAGCATACTCCGTATTTCTATT GCCTTGGCAAGACTTAGGTTTTCAGAAACTGTGGCTCAGAGTGATGTTGACGAAGCACTGCGACTGATGCAAATGTCCAAATACTCGTTATACTCAGATGACCGCCAGCGGTCTGGCCTTGATGCAATATCTGACATATATTCCATCCTGAGAGACGAAGCTGCTAGGACGAGCAGCATGGATGTGAGATATGCTCATGCTCTTAACTTGATCTCCAGAAAG GGATACAGTGAGGCTCAATTGAAGGAGTGCTTGGAGGAATACGCTTCCCTGAACGTGTGGCAAATCCATCCAAGCACCTTTGACATCCACTTCATCGATGCTTGA